In Erigeron canadensis isolate Cc75 chromosome 7, C_canadensis_v1, whole genome shotgun sequence, one DNA window encodes the following:
- the LOC122608645 gene encoding UPF0301 protein Cag_1601-like codes for MLNNQDEGVVKESKRLGSKWAHPLTSPETGCVLVATEKLDGVQTFERSVVFLLGSGTRHPQEGPFGVIINRPLHKKIKNMKPTNLHLATTFSDCLLHFGGPLEASIFLLKSGGKKPVLDFEEVVPSLCFGSRNSLDEASALVKTGVFKPQDFKFFVGYAGWQLDQLKEEIEAGLWHVAACSSNLIFAGTQNESLWEEILQLMGGSYTELSRKPKQDF; via the coding sequence ATGCTTAACAACCAAGATGAAGGAGTTGTCAAAGAGTCTAAACGATTAGGGTCAAAGTGGGCACACCCACTTACCTCTCCAGAAACAGGCTGTGTCCTTGTTGCAACCGAAAAGCTCGATGGGGTTCAAACCTTTGAAAGATCAGTCGTCTTTCTACTAGGATCCGGAACCCGACACCCACAAGAAGGCCCATTTGGAGTAATCATAAACCGACCCCTTCACAAAAAGATCAAAAACATGAAACCCACAAATCTCCATCTTGCTACGACTTTTTCTGATTGTTTGTTGCATTTCGGTGGGCCCCTCGAGGCAAGCATATTCCTGTTAAAATCTGGTGGGAAGAAACCTgttcttgattttgaagaaGTTGTTCCCTCTCTATGCTTTGGTTCGCGAAATAGTTTGGACGAAGCTTCAGCTTTAGTAAAAACTGGGGTTTTTAAACCTCAAGATTTTAAATTTTTCGTCGGGTATGCTGGCTGGCAGCTTGATCAGCTCAAGGAAGAGATTGAAGCCGGTTTATGGCATGTGGCGGCTTGTAGTTCAAATTTGATATTTGCTGGCACACAAAATGAAAGTTTGTGGGAAGAGATTTTACAGCTTATGGGTGGGAGTTACACAGAGCTTAGCCGCAAGCCCAAGCAAGATTTTTAA